The Rhodococcus rhodochrous DNA window CTGCCCCTGGCACTGCATGTTCTGGTCGACGTAGACCGGATCGTTGCCGGCCTGCACGTCGGGCGGGCTCGAGAAACCGTAATCGCTCAGCTGAGCGGCCACGTGCGTGGCCTGGCCGCGTTCGCCGTTGGCGTTGTAGACGCGCACCCGGGTGGCCGTCAGGGGAGCGGGTTCGATCTCGAGCAGCGTCGACCGGTCCACGACCTCGCCGAGCGGAGCCGGTTGCGGGCCTTCGGGGTCGGTGGCCTCGGTCGGGGGAGCGTTGCACGCCACGGTGGTCGTGACGGGCTCGGACGAGGTGAACACGGAGGACCACACGACGATGGTGCCTGCGGCGAGGACGGCACCCGCCACGGCGGCCGGGACCACCCGGCGCCGACGGAACGGGCGGCCGCGGTCATCGGTTGCGCTTCCTTCGGTGATCAGGGAAACCACGCGGCCCTGCCTCTCGTGTCATGCCGTGTTCGTCGCACTCACTGTAGAGGTCGCGGACGTGGTCGGTGGAACCGCCGACCCGAGGAAATGTCACGAGTCGTTGTGTTGTTGATGACGATTGCCAGACAATTCCCGGCGTTTCCACGCATCGATTGCATATTCGTGCGTGAGGTCGGCTATTGTTCGGCGGCCGAACCGTCCAAGAAGGGGCGGTGCGGCGCGAAAACAGAGTGAATTCGGGTATGCCACAGCAATGGCACACCCGTCGGGAACTCCAACGGACGGCCGTGCGTTGCCCTGGCCGGGAGCACCGTCCGTGTCCCGGCCGGCTACCGGTACGAGTACTAGAAGGTAAGAGGAAATGGCGACTGACTACGACGCACCCCGGCGGACCGACAGCGACGATGTGTCGGAGGATTCACTCGAGGAACTGAAGGCCCGGCGCAACGAGGCCCAGTCCGCTGTGGTGGACGTCGACGAATCGGACACCGCCGAGTCCTTCGAGCTGCCCGGGGCGGATCTGTCCGGCGAAGAGCTGTCGGTGCGTGTCGTCCCGAAGCAGGCCGACGAGTTCACCTGCTCGAGCTGTTTCCTGGTGCATCACCGGAGCAGACTCGCGAGCGAGGAGAACGGTGTCATGATCTGCCGGGACTGCGCAGCGTGAGGACATAGGGCAGAGTGAGGACATAGGTGCGGAACGAGGCCGGGTGACGACGGTGCGCCGTGGTCACCCGCGTCTCCCTCCTGCGTGCC harbors:
- the cei gene encoding envelope integrity protein Cei is translated as MVSLITEGSATDDRGRPFRRRRVVPAAVAGAVLAAGTIVVWSSVFTSSEPVTTTVACNAPPTEATDPEGPQPAPLGEVVDRSTLLEIEPAPLTATRVRVYNANGERGQATHVAAQLSDYGFSSPPDVQAGNDPVYVDQNMQCQGQIRFGEAGRAAASSVWLLAPCAELVQDTREDDTVDLALGTYFRDISPGADAEEVLRALREVPVGEETAPLDLDLLTAARNARC
- a CDS encoding DUF4193 domain-containing protein, which codes for MATDYDAPRRTDSDDVSEDSLEELKARRNEAQSAVVDVDESDTAESFELPGADLSGEELSVRVVPKQADEFTCSSCFLVHHRSRLASEENGVMICRDCAA